Within the Montipora foliosa isolate CH-2021 chromosome 11, ASM3666993v2, whole genome shotgun sequence genome, the region GGACGTGTTTGTAAATAGTAGTTATATTGCGTTGCAAGCCTTGCTAAAAACGCCTTGCCTTTCTCTGTATCCGATTTCTCGCAAAAAGACGCCATGTTGACCGTGTGTAATGAACTTTGAAGCCCCGGGGACGACTTCAGGCCCTTAGAACCCAGTCCCTTTTATTTCGAGTGCCAGATGAGTGCCAGATGAATCATTTGAACGATGAAGAGAGAAATTAACCAAGAATTTAACAGTTGTGAAGTTTGCCAGAGTACTTCGCACAAGTACAAGTGTCCATCTTGCAACATTAAATAGTAAGTTAGGGCCAACCTTTCCAGTAACGTGATTTCGAATATGGAAACACTTCAATGACCACGGCTTCCACGTGGAGCAGTTGATCATTACCAAACATAACTAACATTACTCGGTTTCTCCTCTGTGTATTAGCTGTTCTCTGTCCTGTTTCAAGACCCATAAAGGTATGATGTACATTTAAGAAAGATCTAGCGTCGCCTTTATGTGAAACGGCAAAGGGCACTAAACTGAGCTGAGCTCTCACTAAAAATTTAAGGCATGAAAATTCTCTTGCTCTATAAACTCGTCAACTGTTTTGGAGAAATTACTCGGTATCTGTATaagtttttttattgtttggCAAAAGTCAATTTTCAGCCTGATGTTTGCCTTAAACGTGATGGTAAAATCTctgttgtacatgtatgtattcataTACAGTtatatacctgccaactctcacgccttaggcgtgagtctcacgcctgcgggttgaaaaacttcgatctcacgccGGCCCACGCTTGtgggccaatttctcacgcctgattggaaaatgtgagttgttgccgtcttgcttaacacaatttccaaaaatatgttaactcagacccatgtatggaacgaaaaccatgtgtaaaataaataaatgacaataccttcctcgcgatctctgatttttgaagtgaaaagcactgggagcgAGCTCGCGTTTATATGCGTTTATACGTCTTCGAAAgacttcggaagacttcggaagacttcggacttCTTCGGAAGACCTCAGAcgtcttcggaaatcttcggaaatgaTCGTGTCGTCTTCAAAAACCCCAGCACTCCTAGGATAaaaaatctcacgcctatatctcagaaaaagttggcaggtatacagTTAGTAGATACAGCTGTAACTACTAGCCTGCGAATGCAGACGTATTTGCGGTGGAGAAACGACCgctggaaatacgtctgcgttcgcaggcttaTACCTACCTACCTCTGGGTAGTACGTGGTGTAACTCTCCCTTTCCTACTAGCTCGGtaagcgggcaagatgaaccataATCGCGccctgtgattggctacccgagcgggcaagatggagcttaATAATCTTGCTCGCTCGGGATTTCtagcttggtcccgcaagatcaaagatcattttttggtgttttaagtcatataataagtcctttattgaccaagcttcttcggtcaagatggctggatattggcctcgttctttttttgcgtgtttatggaccgagacaaaaacatgcaaaaaaagaacttggccaatatccagccatctggACCTCGCGCTTGGTCAATTACCCATATGTATTTGCCATTTATGCATATTTTATTGGGCTTTTTGGCAGTGGTTTAACGCATGTCCTGTGGTAAGCTCACATCATGGGAAGCTAAAAGTAATTATTGTTAACAATGGTTTGTACTTTAATATGggctattattatatggctctgtctcacgaggactgggaactacaaaattcatgaatttgattggctaaaatcgatattgaccgcggtctagattttcccatctagaccggcatctagaccggcatctagaccggtaatgttttgcggtgaaaagatgcaaactaaaatgcaaaaatattgagtattttcttctaccaatatttatttatggaagtgtcaaacagcatgatgacaaaaagagaggatgacgagcaaactttgacagaattaagttcagctcatcgtcactcatcgccgttcgcaagcaaaatgtcagttagtacaaaccagttacattaaacgaattaaattgttcttgtttggccatataataaacatcttattaaccgagctaggtcggtctgtatgggagaatcttgacctcggtcgctggtacagacctcactgcgtacGGTCTGTagtggcgacctcggtcaagattctcccatacagacctcccgctcggttaataagaactaagtatgAAGGAACCATTCGCACCTTGTCTCTTGATTTTTCTCCTCACCCATCCAAAACAAAGGTCGTTTTCATACTTGCTCTCCCAGAATATTGTTCCATGAACATCACATTTCAGAGGCACCCCCTCGAGCTACTTAGTAACACTGTAATTTCAAGGGCCAAGATGTGTTGAATGACATCTAACTTGCTGTATTGATGTCTAACCCTTTACCTCTGAGAATCTAGCGACCAAATTGTTCTAGTTTGTATTGCAGTTATCAATGAACTTGTattaataataagtaataaatgtAATAGATAAAACATGAGCAGGAGAcctttatgtaatgtttaaaaaatgagcagcagtgttttatcggggtttaaaaacacgaggcgtagccgagtgtttttagacccgataaaacacatgctgcgagttttttgaacagcttcaaaaacattccacaaagatcTGGATAAAAGTAGTGATGAAATTAATTTATagaaaaacacgacactcctgagttttacagacatgtttTGGTAGttgcctctgccatcttcagtgtgaaatAAACAATAAATTCCAGTGAAATATAACtactagagaaattacaataataatagcaataattaaGACTATGAGTTGACAATAGTAATTCAAAATTACCGGTAAAccgaaagttttaaattaacatgtttgACCTGTGCATTAAGTGTTGGTTTGTCCCAAAAGAATTGTGTGCAACACCTCTTTGATTTTAAGAGCAAATCGTGAAGGTGCCTGATCGATGATGGCAAAATTGTCACGGGAGCATGCATGCAGAGCGACATGCTAACGAGCTCTCcagatgcttgaaaatgtgtttaatttcacactgaagatggcagtcaggcaactgccgaaacatgtctgtaaaactcaggagtgtcttgtttttctttaaattaattccacaaagagcgtgtccctctgtactcaaaacaatggttcaaattgtgagaggtgaatattacaactgtagcatacaagaaaaataagctttgccttattagtattctttatataaagaatactaatgaggagtgttttatcaggatataaactcatacacgtgacgttttattggtgttttgataggctgtttagactcatgaataattattattaatgagtttttgaaatgtCCTTAAAACAGGCACATgaacagggctcgaaattaacgaaaaaatccagtcgcattttgcgataagatacgaaaatttaatcgcaatttcgcaaattttagtcgcaaaatcgccgcgctgcattgtgttgtcagcggtttagcaaaaaaaatgtgagcccgcagtacttgtgtgtaaagaaactgctgaaaatggcgaatgatcgaaggaatggagctgtgcacgtaacatcgcagctaaattactatacaattacgctaccttcagagaaaattcacagcgagaaacaaaataattttgtcatttatttatttatttatttattttagcaaaagtagcagcaaagtggcaacttctaacccttttgtttcgaaagaacgaaggtgacaacaagtcgcaaatttgcgacttctccagatattttagtcgcaaagggaaaaatttagtcgcaaatgcgaccgtattggtcgcaatttcgagccctgatgAAGGTCGGATGCAAATATTACAATTTTTAtcttacttgtgaaatgaaacaatagattgtgTTTGTCATTTTTAAAATCACTTGGGTGTGGAGTTGTCCCATAGGAGTTTGGAAATATTCAGCATTGAATTTAGcaattcattttcataaaacatTTGTTGTAGAAACATGTCTGGTCGGTTTCACTCTCTGACGAGTAAAGAAGAAGAGACCAGTCTATTGTCAGAAGCCACTCCAAAAGGAACACCATACAAGTTACACTAAATAGGGTAGAAAAGTCTTTGAGGAATTAAAGCAGCGACGGCAAAGTAAATGTGCAGTGTCAGAACTTGTTGGAGTGGCTGGCCTCAAATGCAAAGATGTTCGAGATCTGACCATTCCACTAGAGCACATGTCGCCAAATGCGCTTAACTTTTGGTAATGAGCAAGTTCATTTGCGAagtggccaagcaaaatggagagcgttatctgcctaatttgctttatttgttaaCTTGTGATTGATTTATAAACTTTGTACAAATTTACAGGACTCATCTTTATTAAAGTTAAGCAAGCCATACTAATTAATatatagagttaactgaatagagtgtaatgtgaagtgctagatttcaatcccatatgaaccatgtgagcgttagccctactgatggaaatgggcccacacaaggacagagaaaaactctgaccagggtgggaattgaacccacgaccttcgggttagatctccgccgctctaccgactgagctacaaggtcagacgggagcaggccgtgggaagtgaagatgttaaagtcacggcaatgaacatgtacaagtacaaggaaagtgtgagcgttagccctacacatggttcatatgggattgaaatctagcacttcacattacactctattcagttaactctgtttaaaatataagtgctacacggccaacgtttgtataaacgtaacctttccttgtacttgtacatgttcattgccgtgactttaacatcttcacttcccacggcctgctcccgtctgaccttgtagctcagtcggtagagcggcagagatctaacccgaaggtcgtgggttcaattcccaccctggtcagagtttttctctgtccttgtgtgggcccatttccatcagtagggctaacgctcacatggttcatatgggattgaaatctagcacttcacattacactctattcagttaactctgtttaaaatataagtgctacacagccaacgtttgtataaacgtaacctttccttgtacttaatATATAGCTGAGTTAGAGATCTTTATAAAAGTTGTAAAATCCTATCGATAATTGATTTATAATTCATCAACCCCTGCCTTTCCCTGCTGCCTTTTCAAACCCTCCCCATGGCTTTCACAATTCAGACAGTTGATTTGTATCGGGGTTTACAGAGGAAAACATGTGACTCAAACACTGTGTATTTATTGGTCATAACTcctatgaattattaatgaattttacaacaTTTGGATAGTAATACGTATTAACAATTTAAAATAGTTATTATTACTActtcattattaattttgtttttttcctaaCAACACTTTCTGtcattttaaatttgtaaaagaTGGTTCatgtgaaagaaaaacaagtagAATAAAAGAAGAGAAGCAAGAATTGGAGAGGACAACAAAAGCAGAATCAAATCTTAAGGAAGGTGAAGAATGTAAAACTTGTTTCCTATTATGCTTTGAACAACTTACTCTCTGACTGGAAAAGGggaaatggaagaaaatgaCATTTGGTGGGACAAGTTTTTGCACCAAGTTTCCATGTTATTGTCTTTGAGCGCttttgttgttgcaaaattaattttataccCGTCCGCTACTTAAGTTTCAGAAACTGAGGAAGGGGAAATCACTTGCAGCAGCACAGATGAAGAATCAGAAGATGCAGATAGAGTTGGTGGACATTTGCTTGAAAAACTGGGTAgagagtaataataattatttattgtttaaTCAAGTCTTTTCAGGTGTTATACCGGTACAAGACTAAATAAGCATTTGACCAGAATATTTGAATCTTGGGTGTTACCCGATACCACGTAAATTAtaaaatggaaactttattaAAACTTCACCTAAAAAGGATTTCAGAAATTTAACAATCTATGCACAGCTAAAATTAAGAAAAGATATATGGAatatgtatacatgtatacagtaAAATTATCTGATCTTTCCAGTTGCTTCAGAGATTGTTGCTTCAGTAACGTCCTCTTATGCATAGCACAGCTGATCTGTAGGTTGAAGGAGAGTTTGGCTCTGAGCCAGCCAGTCACAGTGCTGTAGCTCATGTGTTTGTTCTCAGAGACTTTGTGCGCGAGCTCAGCTAAGAAGCGCTCAGCTTCCCTTCCACTTCTGCCATAGGGTGTAAACACGAGGGGGCTGAAGGAGCCATGCTCAACCTCAATGATGCGCTGATTGTAGTGCCTATTTTTCTCATTCTCGTTGGAAGTGAATGCGGTTTCAAGTCTTTGGTTTAGGTGGCTCTTTGCAAATGGGTTAGAGACCCTTAACATCAAAAAATGCACATTGCCCCCTTTGCCAAAACCCTCGCGCACTACAACCAGGCAGGCTTCATCTGATGAGTTGGTACTGCTACTTACTAAATAGAATTTCTCCAGTTAGGGTCTGCAGATGTGGGTCGATCTTGACATCATGGCATACATCCTGGAGTAGCGATGCGAACAAATATCGCACTTCGTCATGCTTCCTATGGACAAACCCACCTTTCATACGTGACATCGCATGATCGACATCGAATCTCTTGCCACATAGACATACAGACGGGTGGTACTTCAGCATGGCTTGGTCATTTGCCCTCAGTTGTTCAGGGCTCATCTTCACACAAAGTTGCTCTAGGATGGCTTCACTGTGTTCCTCCCTTGCCTTTACGATGTTTCGTTTTGAGTGCTTGAGTAGTTCGCTGTCCACCTTTGCTGAGCTATCTTGATTGTTGGTATGCTGTATCAGCTGTTCTGTGGCTGCTCTGGATCTGCAAAACTCAGAGTCCGCAGTAGCAGAGAAGATGGCAATGGCTAAGCCGCCTTTCTTTGCAGGTAATGAGAGCAGAAGTCGTTGATTAGCAGAGCATATATGGCCATCTATTATTGCTGGGATATACACTTGATCCACAAGTGCATCCAGTTGTCCGAAGTGTTGCTTGATGTTGGGCAATGTTCTAATATAGGAGGTCAGTTTGTGTTTGAACCGGCTTACAAACGCAGCATAAGGAGCTTGTGGTTCTGTCTTTGCTTTCTTCGACAGTACTTTCAGCTGTTTGCACCACGAGCTGACTAGCTTCTCAGCGTATTTGCCACTGCCACTCTCGCTCCCAATAAAACCACCAAGATATTTTCTCCCTTGTGTTGTTATGTTAATGTTGGTTCCCTCAAATACCTCTCGTGCACATACTTCGGTGTGTGGCTTAACAACTAGCCATGACTTTACTGCATTTGGATTATATCCTAGCTAGGGACCGTAGAGCACTATGTTGTCCCACCAGCGTTGCAGAGTAATCAGGTCCCCAGCACCCTCCAAATCACCTGCAAAGGTTACATGCTTCATTGATACATCGGCTTTGGTTGCAGGAGGTTTTATCAATTCTAAAAGGGGAGATACAGTATGCCTATTGCATAAACTGGCATTGCAAGGGGATCACCCTGTGTAGTCCCTTCTGATGATGAAATTTCGGTTTCGCTGAGCACAAATAAACGGTAGGGTACACTGTAACAGTTCCTAATATAGATGGCCATTGGTGGGCATATGTAGGAGATATTATGGAGAAGAACACTCTGATTGAGTGAATTAAAGGCATTGTCTGCATCCACCAAAAGCAGTGCATCAGTAGCCTGTTCGTCAAAAATATCACTCATAGCATGCACAGCTGCTTCACATCCACCTGCTTGATCAGCACAGAGTTGCAAATTTGCAGCAGAGCTCATGATGTCTGGTTTGATCACTGAAAGTATCATGGCTTTTCCAATGATCCTTCGTAGTACCTCACCGACACTGATCGGTCTGACACCTGGGTTGAGTACCTTCTCGATCGAGTTGTTCCCGCtgcattttcttttcaatatagaTGATTCTCAGGCAAAAACTTCATACAATCCAAAATTAAaaagacaaggaaaaaaatgtacaaaattaatttgtgacatcaAATTACTGGTACTTGATGAGACGTGCTTGACAATGGAACAAACTGAGAACATCTACCATTAAGACTGAAACACAAACCCTGTATTACTAAACCCTTTTGATGACTAATCCTGCTCAGCTAGGGGTTATCTATTACAGCAAAAGGGTTATTTCCTGCTGAGCAGttaagttatgacatttttgtcatttctttattcctaaatctctcattttttttGTCCAGGTCATTCTAAAGACCTACGTGGCATGCTTCATAACAAGCACTTAAGAGAAATGATGAAAGAAATTGACTCTTCACAAGACCCTGGAAAACTTCTGTCAAGAGCAATGCAGATTCCAATATTCACAGAGTTTGTTGATGAATGCTTGCATATTGTTGAACCACAAGATGACGAAAGCAAAATGGATCTCTGAGAATTAAAATCCTAAAGGGAATGGAAAGATGAGTGTATTATAAAGTGGCTGAATATGGATTTTATAGCTTACAAGATGGTGAGCTGCAAGTCATTGCAACACAGGAAGGCATCCTCacaaaaatggaaaagaaaaacgtcATAGATGCTCCAGAAAGCAGTCTTGTTCAAATGATGACTTTGAAAATAAGTATAGGATTGATACAGGAAATATTCACAGCGAACACACATCTTAGCTGGAAGGAAACAGCTGATAAAAACTAATGTTCCAGAAGCACATTTCATTCAAATGATGACTTTCAGACTTGTCCTGGTCATAGCACAAGAAATTTTCCTCGTAAACCTTTCTCACTGATAACACACTCTGGTTACATCCTATATTAAGTTTATGGGAAAGTTTTACATTTTAatgatttaacaaataaaatacATCTAAATGTTAAAACCAATATTTTGACTGCTTGTTGGTCAATGTCTCTATTGCACAATTAGGCTTCATTTGTATTATTGTcatttatacaataataattattattattttactttcttGATACGTGAAAGCTTAGTATTGAAGCAAAGCGTATATACAtaatgtaaacaacaacaaaataatgaGTTGTGGACTTTTCCCATGCTTAGGCAATGATTGCTGTCTTATGTTCCAAGAAAACAGTCTCAACAGTTCCCATTACAAAAATGTGGTAGTATGAAGGCACTGTTTGCCATGTGTTGCTCTAAATTGCCAATGAGCCAGCCGAGTGAAGACGAGAAAAGTGCCGCATGAGGAAATGGAGTAAACAGGCTTCAAAAGTGTAACCTCAATGTGGTGTAGATGGGATCCCACCGGATTTTGGTTTGAGCTAGTTGCAATGAGGGAACCGTGAAAGCAAATGCAAAGACACGTTAGATTTTGGTGTGACTTTGTTAGCCAATCAAGAGGTGGAAGCTGGCAAACAAGTGTTATCACTGGCTTTAGACCTATGCACTCCACTCTTACAGCTCTTATTGATATCACAGACAATTAGTATCTTAACATCGATGATGGTTTGACAAATGCCATTCTGTTTATTGACTTCGGAAAGGCATTTGATACCATTGACCATGAGATCCCTCTGTCAAAATTGGAGCCGTATGGGTTTAAAGGTGCGTGCCTTAATCTTTTCCGAGACTACCGGTACCTCTCTGATAGAACTCAGGTTACAGTTATTAACAACGTAAATTCTGAAACTAGCTTCATAAGTTGTCGGGTGCCTCAAGGTTCAATCCTCGGTCTCCTACTATTCCTACTGTACATTAATGATCTCCCTAACTTTAACCTTCTCTCAGATGTGAGAATGTACGCCGATAACACAAATCTCACGTTTGCCTCCAAAGACCCTGAAGAGTTGTTTTCATCCCTGACTCACTATTTAGGCAATCTGAAACTATGGCTCGATTCTAACCGTCCAAGTCTTAATGTCCTCAAGACTAAATGTCTGTTTACAGGCACGAGGCAGGAAATCTCTTTGCTCCCTAGTGAACCACACATGTGCCTTGACGGGCATTCAATTGAAAGAGGCAATAGTTACAAATGCCTAGGCGTTCAGGTTGACGAAACACTCTCGTGGGAGGCTCACATCTTCGAAGTTATCGGTAAAGTTGCTAAAGTACTTCCTGCCCTGAGGAGGCTAAGACAGATATGTCCCCAGAGTACCCTTGTCACAATTTACAAGTCATCGATTCTTCCGCATTTCGATTATTGCAGCGCTGTCTGGGGCTGTATCGGGAATGGCCTCAGCCAAAAGTTAAGttaagtcaagtgaagctattagtgTCTCCCctcagggcttttcaggactaatttacaatgtttttcggggggactttagccagactccttattacacagtttacaatttattttaggaagtgaaagatgcccccgtccaaaTAAGGTAAGACCACAACACAGGggactgtcccctactcttatcgaatagtgagtgggttctttaacgtcccataccctggtcagagtttttctctgtcctagtgtgggcccatttccatcagtagggctaacgctcacatggttcatatgggatacaaatctagcacttcacattacaccctattcagttaactctgtttaaaatataagtgctacacggccaacgtttgtataaacgtaacctttccttgtacttgtacatgttaattaccgtgactttaacatcttcagttcccacggcctgctcccgtctgaccttgtagctcagtcggtagagcggcggagatctaacccgaaggtcgtgggttcatttcccaccctggtcggagtttttctctgtcctagTGTGggccccatttccatcagtagagctaacgctcacatggttcatatgggatacaaatctagcacttcacattacaccctattcagttaactctgttgcaaatataaatatcgttattctcttatttacattattataccgtttctttgacatgagaattacagcaaaatgaaagcacaactttgtcgcgaattttctaggataaaaacttgttcagaaatccaaaatcaaaagttaacagcacacaccagacCTACTCCacagtatctggctagaaatcatttcctctggccgcgcttcagccattcgatgagggccagtctcgtgcttcttaagttgcctcgctcatgcccaaaaagaattctgggtaattctgccattccatgacaagggaagactcccgattctctttttgtagtttttttcataagtgtcgggccacccagtcctaccagcaaaataacgcattttaggcgtcccagtctgcatgaaaccatctctcgcctctgtctgagaccagaccagacacgcacggttcttacgttacgtttatgcctataaaatcaactgaaatgtcaattgctggttaaaaaacaaaacaaaaacaaaaaaaaactagcatgttaatttttttttggtagcctaagtatcgaagagccagaacatttgcgcatgcgctgacggaatgtttgaacaagagagaaaaacgcagtacctccagacaccggcgctggagcgtcgtaccaaacgagtcatcccgggatttcggcccgtgcgatcgcttttggacgcagttggcccttcgctgctttctgctaccgaccttgcctcccggtacggcattgagggagagatatgtcggcccctaaaccatatgtgacaaatcccacgcctactcacagctccaaaccgcccttgtcaatatagcgtaagaattagatggcttatatattcaagacaaaagtcattttatgtgtcatatggtaagcactggagtcgcacattacaaagtgtgcgcatgcgccctgctaaaggtaacatacatacagtcataagctttttccgaataactacaggagctaataacttcgagacattacattttcagctaaaatacatagcatatacagatacttactaaatacataatattgaaagatatattcattaaaaagaaaagccgctgtacaaaatg harbors:
- the LOC137975124 gene encoding zinc finger HIT domain-containing protein 3-like, coding for MKREINQEFNSCEVCQSTSHKYKCPSCNIKYCSLSCFKTHKDGSCERKTSRIKEEKQELERTTKAESNLKEVSETEEGEITCSSTDEESEDADRVGGHLLEKLGHSKDLRGMLHNKHLREMMKEIDSSQDPGKLLSRAMQIPIFTEFVDECLHIVEPQDDESKMDL